From Camelus ferus isolate YT-003-E chromosome 18, BCGSAC_Cfer_1.0, whole genome shotgun sequence, one genomic window encodes:
- the NTN3 gene encoding netrin-3 — translation MPGWPWGLLLTAGTLLAALSPGPPAPADPCHDEGGAPRGCVPGLVNAALGREVQASSTCGRPATRACDASDPRRAHPASLLTSAGGTTSPLCWRSDSLTQVPLNVTLTVPLGKAFELVFVSLRFCSPPPTSVALLKSQDHGRSWAPLGFFSSCCGLDYSRLPAPADGPAGPGPEALCFPEPQAQPDGGGLLAFSVQDGSPPGLDLDSSPVLQDWVTATDIQIVLTRPTMLGDTRDSTAMVPYSYSATELQVGGRCKCNGHASRCLLDPQGHLICDCRHGTEGPDCSRCKPFYCDRPWQRATAREAHACLACSCNGHARRCRFNMELYRLSGRRSGGVCLNCRHNTAGRHCHYCREGFYRDLGRALSDRRACRACDCHPVGAAGKTCNQTTGQCPCKDGVTGLTCNRCAPGFQQSRSPVAPCVKTPVPGPTEESSPVEPQDCDLHCKPARGSYRISLKKFCRKDYAVQVAVGARGEARGSWTRFPVAVLAVFRSGEERARRGSSALWVPARDAACGCPRLLPGRRYLLLGGGPGAAVGVPGGRGPGLSAARGSLVLPWRDAWTRRLRRLQRRERRGRCGAA, via the exons ATGCCCGGctggccctgggggctgctgcTGACCGCGGGCACACTTTTGGCCGCCCTGAGCCCGGGGCCACCGGCGCCCGCCGACCCCTGCCATGACGAGGGGGGCGCGCCCCGCGGCTGTGTGCCCGGCCTGGTGAACGCGGCCTTGGGCCGCGAGGTGCAGGCGTCCAGCACGTGCGGGCGGCCGGCCACACGGGCCTGCGACGCCTCCGATCCGCGGCGGGCACACCCTGCCAGCCTCCTAACCTCCGCAGGGGGCACCACAAGCCCTCTATGCTGGCGTTCGGACTCGCTAACGCAGGTGCCCCTCAACGTGACCCTCACAGTGCCCCTGGGCAAGGCTTTTGAGCTGGTGTTCGTGAGCTTGCGCTTCTGCTCGCCACCCCCAACATCCGTGGCCCTGCTCAAGTCTCAGGACCATGGCCGAAGCTGGGCTCCACTGGGCTTCTTCTCCTCCTGCTGTGGCCTGGATTACAGCCGACTGCCTGCCCCTGCTGATGGCCCAGCTGGCCCAGGGCCTGAAGCCCTGTgcttccctgagccccaggcccagcctgacGGTGGTGGCCTTCTGGCCTTCAGCGTGCAGGATGGCAGCCCGCCAGGCCTGGATCTGGACAGCAGCCCAGTGCTCCAAGACTGGGTGACCGCTACAGACATTCAAATAGTGCTCACAAGGCCTACCATGCTGGGGGACACCAGAGACTCCACAGCCATGGTCCCTTACTcctactctgccactgagctccaGGTGGGCGGGCGCTGTAAGTGCAATGGGCATGCCTCCAGGTGCCTGCTGGACCCCCAGGGCCATCTGATCTGCGACTGCCGGCATGGCACCGAGGGCCCGGACTGCAGCCGCTGCAAGCCCTTCTACTGCGACAGGCCATGGCAGCGGGCCACTGCCCGGGAAGCCCACGCCTGCCTTG CTTGCTCCTGCAACGGCCATGCCCGCCGCTGCCGCTTCAACATGGAGCTGTACCGACTGTCTGGCCGCCGCAGTGGCGGTGTCTGCCTCAACTGCCGGCACAATACTGCTGGCCGGCACTGCCACTACTGCCGGGAGGGCTTCTATAGAGACCTGGGCCGTGCCCTGAGTGACCGCCGAGCTTGCAGGG CCTGTGACTGTCACCCTGTTGGTGCTGCTGGCAAAACCTGCAACCAGACCACAGGCCAGTGTCCCTGCAAGGATGGCGTCACTGGCCTCACCTGCAACCGCTGTGCCCCTGGCTTCCAGCAGAGCCGCTCTCCAGTAGCACCCTGCGTTA AGACCCCTGTCCCTGGACCCACTGAGGAGAGCAGCCCTGTGGAGCCCCAGG ACTGCGACTTGCACTGCAAACCCGCCCGTGGCAGCTACCGCATCAGCCTGAAGAAGTTCTGCAGGAAGGACTACG CGGTGCAGGTGGCAGTGGGCGCGCGGGGCGAGGCGCGCGGCTCCTGGACGCGCTTCCCGGTGGCCGTGCTTGCCGTGTTCCGGAGCGGCGAGGAGCGCGCGCGGCGCGGGAGCAGCGCGCTGTGGGTGCCGGCGCGGGACGCAGCCTGCGGCTGCCCGCGCTTGCTGCCCGGCCGCCGCTACCTGCTGCTGGGGGGCGGGCCCGGGGCCGCGGTCGGGGTCCCCGGGGGCCGGGGCCCCGGGCTCAGCGCCGCCCGCGGGAGCCTCGTGCTGCCCTGGCGGGATGCGTGGACGAGGCGCCTTCGGAGGCTGCAGCGGCGCGAGCGGCGGGGGCGCTGCGGGGCGGCCTGA
- the TBC1D24 gene encoding TBC1 domain family member 24 isoform X1 yields the protein MDSPGYNCFVDKNKMDTAIQDLGPKELSCTELQELKQLARQGYWARSYALRGKVYQRLIRDIPCRTVTPDASVYSDIVGKIVGKHSSGSLPLPEFVDNTQVPSYCLNTRGEGAVRKILLCIANQFPDISFCPALPAVVALLLHYSIDEAECFEKACRILACNDPSKKLIDQSFLAFESSCMTFGDLVNKYCQAAHKLMVAVSEDVLQVYADWQRWLFGELPLSYFARVFDVFLVEGYKVLYRVALAILKFFHKVRAGQLLESDNVKQDIRTFVKDIAKTVSPEKLLEKAFAIRLFSRKEIQLLQMANEKALKQKGITVKQKSVSLSKRQFVHLAVHAENFHSEIVSVKEMRDIWSWVPERFALCQPLLLFSSLQHGYSLTRFYFQCEGHEPTLLLIKTTQKEVCGAYLSTDWSERNKFGGKLGFFGTGECFVFRLQPEVQRYEWVVIKHPELTRPVSVEPTTTLSSLCHSTSSDPADRLSPFLAARHFNLPSKTESLFMAGGNDCLIIGGGGGQALYIDGDLNRGRTGHCDTFNNQPLCSENFLIAAVEAWGFQDPDTQ from the exons ATGGACTCCCCAGGGTACAACTGCTTTGTGGACAAAAACAAGATGGACACCGCCATCCAGGACCTGGGGCCCAAGGAGCTGAGCTGCACCGAACTGCAGGAGCTGAAGCAGCTGGCGCGCCAGGGCTACTGGGCCCGCAGCTACGCCCTACGGGGAAAGGTGTACCAGCGCCTGATCCGGGACATCCCTTGCCGCACAGTCACCCCCGATGCCAGTGTGTACAGTGACATTGTTGGTAAGATCGTGGGCAAGCACAGCAGTGGCAGCCTGCCTTTGCCTGAGTTTGTGGACAACACGCAGGTGCCCAGCTACTGCCTGAACACGCGGGGCGAGGGCGCTGTGCGTAAGATCCTGCTGTGCATCGCCAACCAGTTCCCGGACATCTCCTTCTGTCCTGCCCTGCCTGCGGTCGTGGCCCTGCTGCTCCACTACAGCATCGACGAGGCCGAGTGCTTCGAGAAGGCCTGCCGCATCTTGGCCTGCAACGACCCCAGCAAGAAGCTGATTGACCAGAGCTTCCTGGCCTTCGAGTCTTCCTGCATGACATTCGGGGACCTGGTGAACAAGTACTGCCAGGCAGCCCACAAGCTGATGGTGGCTGTGTCCGAGGACGTCCTGCAGGTATACGCGGACTGGCAGCGCTGGCTGTTTGGGGAGCTGCCCCTCAGCTACTTTGCTCGCGTCTTTGACGTCTTCCTGGTGGAAGGTTACAAGGTGCTGTATCGCGTCGCACTGGCCATCCTCAAATTCTTCCACAAGGTGAGAGCTGGGCAGCTGCTCGAGTCAGACAACGTGAAGCAGGACATCCGCACCTTTGTCAAGGACATTGCCAAGACTGTGTCTCCTGAGAAGCTGCTGGAGAAAGCATTTGCCATCCGCCTCTTCTCTCGGAAGGAGATTCAGCTCCTGCAGATGGCCAATGAGAAAGCTCTGAAGCAGAAGGGCATCACTGTCAAGCAGAAGAG TGTTTCACTTTCTAAAAG gcAGTTTGTGCACCTGGCTGTTCACGCGGAGAACTTCCACTCGGAGATTGTTAGCGTGAAGGAGATGAGAGACATCTGGTCGTGGGTCCCTGAGCGGTTCGccctctgccagcccctcctgctcTTCTCCTCACTGCAGCACGGGTACAGCTTGACCAG GTTCTATTTCCAGTGTGAAGGACATGAGCCCACCCTCCTGCTCATCAAGACCACGcaaaaggag GTGTGTGGAGCTTACCTGTCAACAGACTGGAGTGAGAGGAATAAGTTTGGAGGCAAACTGGGCTTCTTTGGGACCGGAGAATGCTTCGTGTTTAGG CTGCAGCCCGAGGTCCAACGCTATGAGTGGGTGGTCATCAAACACCCGGAGCTGACCAGGCCCGTGTCCGTGGAACCCACCACCACTCTTTCCTCACTCTGCCACTCCACGTCCTCAGACCCTGCTGACCGCCTCTCACCATTCCTGGCTGCTCGGCACTTCAACCTGCCCTCCAAGACTGAGTCCTTGTTCATGGCCGGGGGCAACGATTGCCTCATCATAG GTGGAGGGGGCGGCCAGGCGCTGTACATCGATGGGGACCTGAACCGGGGCCGCACCGGCCACTGCGACACGTTCAACAACCAGCCGCTGTGCTCTGAGAACTTCCTCATCGCTGCTGTGGAAGCCTGGGGCTTCCAAGACCCCGACACTCAGTGA
- the TBC1D24 gene encoding TBC1 domain family member 24 isoform X2: MDSPGYNCFVDKNKMDTAIQDLGPKELSCTELQELKQLARQGYWARSYALRGKVYQRLIRDIPCRTVTPDASVYSDIVGKIVGKHSSGSLPLPEFVDNTQVPSYCLNTRGEGAVRKILLCIANQFPDISFCPALPAVVALLLHYSIDEAECFEKACRILACNDPSKKLIDQSFLAFESSCMTFGDLVNKYCQAAHKLMVAVSEDVLQVYADWQRWLFGELPLSYFARVFDVFLVEGYKVLYRVALAILKFFHKVRAGQLLESDNVKQDIRTFVKDIAKTVSPEKLLEKAFAIRLFSRKEIQLLQMANEKALKQKGITVKQKRQFVHLAVHAENFHSEIVSVKEMRDIWSWVPERFALCQPLLLFSSLQHGYSLTRFYFQCEGHEPTLLLIKTTQKEVCGAYLSTDWSERNKFGGKLGFFGTGECFVFRLQPEVQRYEWVVIKHPELTRPVSVEPTTTLSSLCHSTSSDPADRLSPFLAARHFNLPSKTESLFMAGGNDCLIIGGGGGQALYIDGDLNRGRTGHCDTFNNQPLCSENFLIAAVEAWGFQDPDTQ; the protein is encoded by the exons ATGGACTCCCCAGGGTACAACTGCTTTGTGGACAAAAACAAGATGGACACCGCCATCCAGGACCTGGGGCCCAAGGAGCTGAGCTGCACCGAACTGCAGGAGCTGAAGCAGCTGGCGCGCCAGGGCTACTGGGCCCGCAGCTACGCCCTACGGGGAAAGGTGTACCAGCGCCTGATCCGGGACATCCCTTGCCGCACAGTCACCCCCGATGCCAGTGTGTACAGTGACATTGTTGGTAAGATCGTGGGCAAGCACAGCAGTGGCAGCCTGCCTTTGCCTGAGTTTGTGGACAACACGCAGGTGCCCAGCTACTGCCTGAACACGCGGGGCGAGGGCGCTGTGCGTAAGATCCTGCTGTGCATCGCCAACCAGTTCCCGGACATCTCCTTCTGTCCTGCCCTGCCTGCGGTCGTGGCCCTGCTGCTCCACTACAGCATCGACGAGGCCGAGTGCTTCGAGAAGGCCTGCCGCATCTTGGCCTGCAACGACCCCAGCAAGAAGCTGATTGACCAGAGCTTCCTGGCCTTCGAGTCTTCCTGCATGACATTCGGGGACCTGGTGAACAAGTACTGCCAGGCAGCCCACAAGCTGATGGTGGCTGTGTCCGAGGACGTCCTGCAGGTATACGCGGACTGGCAGCGCTGGCTGTTTGGGGAGCTGCCCCTCAGCTACTTTGCTCGCGTCTTTGACGTCTTCCTGGTGGAAGGTTACAAGGTGCTGTATCGCGTCGCACTGGCCATCCTCAAATTCTTCCACAAGGTGAGAGCTGGGCAGCTGCTCGAGTCAGACAACGTGAAGCAGGACATCCGCACCTTTGTCAAGGACATTGCCAAGACTGTGTCTCCTGAGAAGCTGCTGGAGAAAGCATTTGCCATCCGCCTCTTCTCTCGGAAGGAGATTCAGCTCCTGCAGATGGCCAATGAGAAAGCTCTGAAGCAGAAGGGCATCACTGTCAAGCAGAAGAG gcAGTTTGTGCACCTGGCTGTTCACGCGGAGAACTTCCACTCGGAGATTGTTAGCGTGAAGGAGATGAGAGACATCTGGTCGTGGGTCCCTGAGCGGTTCGccctctgccagcccctcctgctcTTCTCCTCACTGCAGCACGGGTACAGCTTGACCAG GTTCTATTTCCAGTGTGAAGGACATGAGCCCACCCTCCTGCTCATCAAGACCACGcaaaaggag GTGTGTGGAGCTTACCTGTCAACAGACTGGAGTGAGAGGAATAAGTTTGGAGGCAAACTGGGCTTCTTTGGGACCGGAGAATGCTTCGTGTTTAGG CTGCAGCCCGAGGTCCAACGCTATGAGTGGGTGGTCATCAAACACCCGGAGCTGACCAGGCCCGTGTCCGTGGAACCCACCACCACTCTTTCCTCACTCTGCCACTCCACGTCCTCAGACCCTGCTGACCGCCTCTCACCATTCCTGGCTGCTCGGCACTTCAACCTGCCCTCCAAGACTGAGTCCTTGTTCATGGCCGGGGGCAACGATTGCCTCATCATAG GTGGAGGGGGCGGCCAGGCGCTGTACATCGATGGGGACCTGAACCGGGGCCGCACCGGCCACTGCGACACGTTCAACAACCAGCCGCTGTGCTCTGAGAACTTCCTCATCGCTGCTGTGGAAGCCTGGGGCTTCCAAGACCCCGACACTCAGTGA